A genome region from Ottowia testudinis includes the following:
- a CDS encoding sigma-54-dependent transcriptional regulator has protein sequence MTPSVLVVEDDPTLNGLLVKELRKAGYELASASSWREARERIATFAPNLVLLDVNLPDASGFGPLSEIAGTRPVVMLTAYGSVNQAVEAMRLGAADYLVKPVNLDELELVIRGALERSRLQAQRALARGDAGLAMLGESAAMQQLRHTIREVALSDVTVLIQGESGSGKELVAQALHGASRRRSEAFVAVDCCTLQESLFESELFGHERGAFTGADRRKAGLIEAAAHGTLFLDEIGEAGPAIQAKLLRVLETGRFRHVGATTDLRSDARIVAATNRDLRQRAQGGQFREDLYYRLSAFVIHVPPLRERRDDIALLAAHFIGGRRQAQGLAPAQLSADALQRLAAYHWPGNVRELRNIIERALILLGPGDTIGAAHIGQLDPGGAPGTAPAAPPAARSASDSLTLQGEPTLESIEREYLASLLKKYDGNRRKVAEVMGVSERTAYRMMDRHGYR, from the coding sequence GCAAGGCCGGCTACGAACTGGCCAGCGCCAGCTCGTGGCGCGAGGCGCGCGAGCGCATCGCCACCTTCGCGCCCAACCTGGTGCTGCTGGACGTGAACCTGCCCGACGCCAGCGGCTTCGGCCCCTTGAGCGAAATCGCCGGCACGCGGCCGGTGGTCATGCTCACGGCCTACGGCAGCGTCAACCAGGCGGTGGAGGCCATGCGCCTGGGCGCGGCCGACTACCTGGTCAAGCCGGTGAACCTGGACGAGCTGGAGCTGGTCATCCGCGGCGCGCTGGAGCGCTCGCGCCTGCAAGCGCAGCGCGCACTGGCGCGCGGCGACGCGGGCCTGGCCATGCTGGGCGAAAGCGCCGCCATGCAGCAGCTGCGCCACACCATCCGCGAAGTGGCGCTGAGCGACGTCACCGTGCTGATCCAGGGCGAAAGCGGCTCGGGCAAGGAGCTGGTGGCGCAGGCCCTGCACGGCGCCAGCCGGCGCCGCAGCGAAGCCTTCGTGGCGGTCGATTGCTGCACGCTGCAAGAGTCGCTGTTCGAATCCGAGCTGTTCGGCCACGAGCGCGGGGCGTTTACCGGCGCCGACCGCCGCAAGGCCGGGCTGATCGAAGCCGCCGCGCACGGCACCCTGTTTCTCGACGAAATCGGTGAAGCCGGCCCCGCCATCCAGGCCAAGCTGCTGCGCGTGCTGGAAACCGGGCGCTTTCGCCACGTCGGCGCCACCACGGACCTGCGCAGCGACGCACGCATCGTCGCCGCCACCAACCGCGACCTGCGCCAGCGCGCGCAGGGCGGACAGTTCCGCGAAGACCTTTACTACCGCCTGTCGGCCTTCGTCATCCATGTGCCGCCGCTGCGCGAGCGGCGCGACGACATCGCCCTGCTGGCGGCGCACTTCATCGGCGGCCGCCGCCAGGCCCAGGGGCTGGCGCCAGCGCAGCTGTCGGCCGACGCGCTGCAGCGCCTGGCCGCCTACCACTGGCCCGGCAACGTGCGCGAGCTGCGCAACATCATCGAGCGCGCCCTCATCCTGCTGGGCCCCGGCGACACCATTGGCGCGGCGCACATCGGCCAGCTGGACCCCGGCGGCGCCCCCGGCACGGCGCCCGCCGCCCCACCCGCCGCGCGCAGCGCCAGCGACAGCCTGACGCTGCAAGGCGAGCCCACGCTGGAGAGCATCGAGCGCGAATACCTGGCCAGCCTGCTGAAAAAGTACGACGGCAACCGCCGCAAGGTGGCCGAGGTGATGGGCGTCTCCGAACGCACCGCCTACCGCATGATGGATCGCCATGGTTACCGTTGA
- a CDS encoding hemerythrin domain-containing protein, whose translation MTTPTTAAPLLFDFLDHSHQQLQRQLGVLKRLARQLAQDELTARERDELRQVIAWFNTDARQHHLDEEKHVFPALLESSDEHVVHTTRRLRQDHGWIEENWLELAPSLEAAAGGYSWFDRDTLAHGVAVFEQLCLDHLVLEESLAYPEARERIHPADLERAGVEMARRRAEREARSAKR comes from the coding sequence GTGACCACACCCACCACCGCCGCGCCCCTGCTGTTCGACTTTCTCGACCACAGCCACCAGCAGCTGCAACGCCAGCTGGGCGTGCTCAAGCGCCTGGCCCGGCAATTGGCCCAGGACGAGCTGACCGCGCGCGAGCGCGACGAACTGCGGCAAGTCATCGCCTGGTTCAACACCGACGCGCGCCAGCACCATCTGGACGAGGAAAAGCACGTCTTTCCCGCCCTGCTGGAGAGCAGCGACGAGCACGTCGTCCACACCACGCGCCGCCTGCGGCAGGACCACGGCTGGATCGAGGAGAACTGGCTTGAACTGGCGCCCTCGCTGGAAGCCGCCGCGGGCGGCTACTCGTGGTTCGACCGCGACACGCTGGCGCACGGCGTGGCCGTGTTCGAGCAGCTTTGCCTGGACCACCTGGTGCTGGAAGAGTCGCTGGCCTACCCCGAGGCGCGCGAGCGCATCCACCCCGCCGACCTGGAGCGCGCCGGCGTCGAGATGGCGCGCCGCCGCGCCGAGCGCGAGGCGCGATCGGCCAAGCGCTGA
- a CDS encoding GMC family oxidoreductase has product MDYVIVGAGSAGCVLAARLSEDPCVQVTLLEAGPPDTSVLIHCPAGLGVMARSPTARHAFNWAFSTVPQAGLNGRRGYQPRGKVLGGSSSINAMIYTRGVPQDYDGWADEGNAGWGWADVLPVFKQAEHNERGADAFHGTGGPLNVMDLCDPNPFSHAFVEAGVQAGHAHNRDFNGASQEGVGLYQVTHKGGERFSAAKAYLTPNRARPNLHVLTGAHATRVLLERGRAVGVAYVQGGREHTVRAAREVILSAGAFQSPQLLMLSGIGPADHLRQHGITVHHDLPGVGAHLHDHPDVVQVWDANRAYDLFGLSLQGSWRTTRAIRQWRRERRGLLTSNFAEAGGFIKSDAAEPVPDLQLHFVVGKLVNHGRATVTGHGFSCHVCVLRPRSRGSLRLASSDPLAPPLIDPAFLQDADDMRRMVAGFKLMRELLNQPALARHGGVERSAAAKSDAEIAAFIRQHADTIYHPVGSCRMGPGAMDVVDERLRVRGVAGLRVVDASVMPRIVGGNTNAPVIMIAERAAALLRAGD; this is encoded by the coding sequence ATGGACTACGTGATCGTCGGCGCCGGCTCGGCCGGCTGCGTGCTGGCCGCGCGCCTGAGTGAAGACCCCTGCGTGCAGGTCACGCTGCTCGAAGCCGGCCCGCCCGACACCAGCGTGCTCATCCACTGCCCCGCCGGGCTGGGCGTGATGGCGCGCTCGCCCACGGCGCGGCACGCCTTCAACTGGGCCTTCTCGACCGTGCCGCAAGCGGGCCTGAACGGCCGCCGGGGCTACCAGCCGCGCGGCAAGGTGCTGGGCGGCTCCAGTTCGATCAACGCCATGATCTACACGCGCGGCGTGCCGCAGGACTACGACGGCTGGGCCGATGAAGGCAACGCGGGTTGGGGCTGGGCCGATGTGCTGCCGGTGTTCAAGCAGGCCGAACACAACGAGCGCGGTGCCGACGCTTTCCACGGCACCGGCGGGCCGCTGAACGTGATGGACTTGTGCGACCCCAACCCGTTCTCGCACGCCTTTGTCGAAGCCGGCGTGCAGGCTGGCCATGCGCACAACCGCGACTTCAACGGCGCAAGCCAGGAAGGCGTGGGCCTGTACCAGGTCACGCACAAGGGCGGCGAGCGCTTTTCGGCCGCCAAGGCCTACCTGACGCCGAACCGCGCCCGCCCCAACCTGCACGTGCTGACCGGCGCCCACGCCACGCGCGTGCTGCTGGAGCGCGGGCGCGCCGTGGGCGTCGCCTATGTGCAGGGCGGGCGCGAACACACGGTGCGCGCCGCGCGCGAGGTGATTCTGAGCGCCGGGGCCTTTCAGTCGCCGCAGTTGCTGATGCTCTCGGGCATCGGCCCGGCCGACCACCTGCGCCAGCATGGCATCACGGTGCATCACGATTTGCCCGGCGTGGGCGCGCACCTGCACGACCACCCCGACGTGGTGCAGGTGTGGGACGCCAACCGCGCCTACGACCTGTTTGGCCTATCGCTGCAAGGCAGCTGGCGCACCACGCGGGCGATCCGGCAGTGGCGGCGTGAGCGGCGCGGCCTGCTGACCAGCAACTTCGCCGAGGCGGGCGGCTTCATCAAGAGCGATGCGGCTGAACCCGTGCCCGATCTGCAACTGCATTTCGTGGTCGGCAAGCTGGTCAACCACGGGCGCGCCACGGTCACGGGCCACGGCTTTTCGTGCCATGTGTGCGTGCTGCGCCCCCGCAGCCGCGGCAGCCTGCGCCTGGCCAGCAGCGACCCGCTGGCGCCGCCGCTGATCGACCCGGCGTTTTTGCAGGACGCCGACGACATGCGCCGCATGGTGGCGGGCTTCAAGCTGATGCGCGAGCTGCTGAACCAGCCCGCGCTGGCGCGCCACGGCGGCGTCGAGCGTTCGGCGGCGGCGAAAAGCGATGCCGAGATCGCGGCCTTCATCCGCCAGCACGCCGACACCATCTACCACCCGGTGGGCAGCTGCCGCATGGGGCCGGGCGCGATGGACGTGGTGGACGAGCGGCTGCGGGTGCGCGGCGTAGCGGGGCTGCGCGTGGTCGATGCCTCCGTCATGCCCCGCATCGTGGGCGGCAACACCAACGCGCCGGTGATCATGATCGCCGAGCGGGCGGCGGCGCTGCTGCGCGCGGGCGATTGA